The following DNA comes from Paenibacillus crassostreae.
CTCCGACAATTTCTTTACTGAACTAGCTACAACAGCAAATCCTCGCCCTTCTTCACCTGCACGTGCTGCTTCAATCGCAGCGTTAAGAGCTAGTAGACTAGTTTCTTCGGCCATTCTAGTCATCACATGAAGCATATTTCTTATATCTTGAGAATGATCTTGGAGGCTTTGGATTGTTTGTGATAATTCCTGAATATCTTTATTCATGAGAAGCATCTGAGCCACGGTATCGTTCATTGCTATTCTTCCTATTTGTGCTTTATGCAAATTATCAGAAGCTGAGTGAAGAGCTTGTTCTGTGCTTATAGATATCTCAGCAATAAAATTAGATATTTCAGCTATTTGTTGAGAGCCCACTTCTAGATTTTGTAATTGTTTTTCTGCGCCAGAAGCCATTTGCTCAATAATTATGGTGGTATGTTGTCCTGCTTCTCCAGATTGTTTAGAACTTGCGGATAGTTCTTGCGATGAGGAGGCAACTTGCATGGAGGTATCGTTAACTTCACGGATCAGACTTTGAAGATTAGAAGTCATTATATTAATATCTGTTGCTAGCTTTCCGATCTCGTCTTTACTGTTAATTTTTAATGGTTTCAAGGTTAGATCACCCTTAGCAATTCGGTGAACGTTGGCTGACAGATGAGCTAGTGGATTGATCATTCTCCGAATGATGAGATGAATAATCAGAGCAGCAGCAATGAAAAGAATAGTACCTACAATGAATGGATATTTAAGCGTATCGATTGTACGTTGTTGGATCAACGGGGCGTCAACATTGATCGCTAACAGGCCGACAATCTCCTGATTGGGATCATTATTTTTATATATAGGTCCGTAACCTGTCTTTAGTTGAACATCATCATATGTATATACTTCTGAGTAGGCTGAATGCTTCATACTAAGGATCATTTCTCGAGCATCTTCATCGAAATAGAAGGCATCTCCTGCTTTATAGCCTCTACTTTTTAAATTTGTATCAACAGCCAAAATTTTCCCTTCAAGAGATAGGATGTAAGCTTCCTTAAAAAGATCCTTCTTATGTACGATCCAATCTATGTTTGATTCTACTTCGCTAAGCAAGGTAGCGTCACCTTGGGCAAGTGCTATGATATCTTCGGGATCAACAAGGCCTGAAGTGATGTTGGCACATCCCACGGTTTCTATACCTAATGCCTCATCTACTTGTCTGTATGTAATCTGATAGGCAAAGATGCTAATTGATGCACCTACGATGATGAGTAGGGTAATTAAGGTTAATGTGACCCTTTTAGCCAATCCCATTCTAATGTCCTCCAATATTGTGTAATTTAAAATTAATATTCAATATGAATATAGTGGAAGTAATTATATTAGCTTTTAAATATTTAATCTGTGGTTATTATCACTTATCCCGAGAAAAAAAGAGTTTATTTTTTAATATTGTGTGACAAACTTCACAATCGAGTTCATTTTCGTCTCAAAGTGTGATAAATATCACATGTGCTTTTTGAAGTGTCTGGCACAATGTATGAATGTGATAAATGTCATTAAATAAATTTGCTGATGATGTATTTTGATAACTTAACTATAGGAAGAGGGATTGGAA
Coding sequences within:
- a CDS encoding methyl-accepting chemotaxis protein — protein: MGLAKRVTLTLITLLIIVGASISIFAYQITYRQVDEALGIETVGCANITSGLVDPEDIIALAQGDATLLSEVESNIDWIVHKKDLFKEAYILSLEGKILAVDTNLKSRGYKAGDAFYFDEDAREMILSMKHSAYSEVYTYDDVQLKTGYGPIYKNNDPNQEIVGLLAINVDAPLIQQRTIDTLKYPFIVGTILFIAAALIIHLIIRRMINPLAHLSANVHRIAKGDLTLKPLKINSKDEIGKLATDINIMTSNLQSLIREVNDTSMQVASSSQELSASSKQSGEAGQHTTIIIEQMASGAEKQLQNLEVGSQQIAEISNFIAEISISTEQALHSASDNLHKAQIGRIAMNDTVAQMLLMNKDIQELSQTIQSLQDHSQDIRNMLHVMTRMAEETSLLALNAAIEAARAGEEGRGFAVVASSVKKLSENSAQSAKEISAVVNTTMHLMENISDSMLNTVTQVTERTKQISEVGSSFEQIEFAATHISAQNEYVATAVHQLSESANILVDTAKVLVEVANQTSDGAQTVSAASQQQLSSLEEIDSSASILSGMSEKLHSLIERFKV